One part of the Oncorhynchus kisutch isolate 150728-3 linkage group LG22, Okis_V2, whole genome shotgun sequence genome encodes these proteins:
- the cln6b gene encoding ceroid-lipofuscinosis neuronal protein 6 homolog, producing the protein MHASMRKRQSYAMQSSTFLSRHGSRDMDSSLLKPKFHLDLWVSFTIQNWLLDFGRPIVMIILPLEWFPLNRPSAGDYFHMAYNIITPFLLLKLIERSPKTLPHAAVYLCIITFVMGASIHLVGDSINHRLLLSGYQLHLSVRENPIIKNLQPASLIDSFELLYYYDEKLGHSMWYVPFFLILFLYFTGCFTHIKEEKRMPLAAWFLLAPSAVYYWYLITEGQIFILFIFTFFAMTATVMHQKRKGFVPDSNGLFLLYSFSIALGLVSIWVACLWSDQVLRKKYRGVIYIPEPWAFYTLHIRDKGASA; encoded by the exons ATGCACGCGTCGATGCGGAAACGGCAGAGCTATGCTATGCAGTCGTCAACTTTTCTCTCTAG gcatgggtccagagacatggaCTCATCTCTGCTGAAGCCCAAGTTCCACCTGGACCTGTGGGTCAGTTTCACCATCCAGAACTGGCTGCTGGACTTCGGgaggcccattgtcatg ATCATCCTCCCTCTAGAGTGGTTCCCCCTGAACAGACCCAGTGCTGGGGACTACTTCCACATGGCTTACAACATCATCACACCCTTCCTGCTTCTCAAG CTGATCGAGCGTAGCCCCAAGACCCTGCCCCACGCCGCCGTGTACCTGTGCATCATCACCTTTGTGATGGGCGCCAGCATTCACCTGGTGGGTGACTCCATTAACCATCGCCTCCTGTTGAGTGGTTACCAGCTCCACTTGTCTGTCAGAGAGAACCCCATCATCAAGAACCTCCAGCCTGCCTCTCTG ATAGATTCCTTTGAGCTACTTTACTATTATGATGAAAAGCTTGGCCATTCTATGTG GTATGTTCCcttcttcctcatcctcttcctctactTCACTGGTTGCTTCACACACatcaaggaggagaagaggatgcCGCTCGCTGCTTGGTTTCTTCTCGCTCCCAGCGCCGTCTACTATTG GTACCTGATCACAGAGGGCCAGATCTTCATCCTCTTCATCTTCACCTTCTTCGCCATGACGGCCACAGTGATGCACCAGAAACGTAAAGGCTTTGTCCCTGATAGCAATGGACTCTTCCTGCTCTACAG TTTCTCCATCGCCCTGGGTCTGGTCAGCATCTGGGTGGCTTGTCTCTGGAGCGACCAGGTCCTCCGCAAGAAATACCGCGGTGTCATCTACATACCGGAGCCTTGGGCCTTCTACACTCTGCACATCAGAGACAAGGGGGCATCAGCTTGA
- the calml4b gene encoding calmodulin-like protein 4 — MAKFLTQDQINEFKECFSLYDKKHKGKIEAKDLIIVMRCLGVSPTFIEVDRHLQISKIDKCGELDFSTFLTMMHQQIQQEDPRAEILEAMRMTDKQKKGYILSSELRAKLTGLGEKLTDKEVDELLKETGVGPDGCVHYEEFAKTMTLPSTNC; from the exons ATG GCAAAGTTCCTGACTCAAGACCAAATAAATG AATTCAAGGAATGCTTTTCACTCTATGACAAGAAGCACAAGGGTAAAATTGAGGCCAAGGACCTGATTATAGTCATGCGCTGCCTGGGGGTCAGCCCCACTTTCATTGAGGTGGACAGACACCTGCAAATCTCCAAGATTG ATAAGTGTGGAGAGCTGGACTTCTCCACCTTCCTGACTATGATGCACCAGCAGATCCAGCAGGAGGACCCCAGAGCAGAGATTCTGGAGGCCATGAGGATGACGGACAAGCAGAAGAAGGGCTACATCCTGTCCTCGGAGCTCCGGGCCAAGCTCACCGGGCTGGGAGAGAAGCTCACTGATAAAGAAG TTGACGAGCTGCTGAAAGAGACTGGCGTGGGACCAGACGGATGTGTCCACTATGAGGAGTTTGCCAAAACAATGACCCTTCCTTCTACAAACTGCTGA